The Nymphalis io chromosome 14, ilAglIoxx1.1, whole genome shotgun sequence genome has a segment encoding these proteins:
- the LOC126773249 gene encoding myb-like protein X — protein sequence MEVGAVKQAFNNEIILLKKNLNQAKIQTIHKLTRKAKTLTDKKGPEALKEKQKRKAESAVREVLIIKKIKARDIARFIVTHTGNLNEYLNKPIVDENKACARLLLHKSLQEKYKHIREKFLNISIKDLFMSRQERKKLKKEEREKQKNKKKGKNKSNIVNVEGEWDVENTDRNKDTIEEDKLEDDEAMSEEDGAMSEDDGKYDNDDRINENGSELSNESNADDQSDVGDQSDEEVEELNNIDFDVKEKDSDSDEREDMEVSNKIKNDNKNKIESAKPNNERFELKINGSKKLSDDKIKKVDKKIKDNKNKNLNEKLHKRKFNKESDDLPEKVMKIVDPFFVTSTGENYMSLVEPRNPDEVKEVHKEGNRKYRRAVMFGHVPKIKPKKNNYQSDNNFNKYDKFENKSSNKGKELGNRQNNFKRHDRANDKTDLVPEKLHPSWEAKKKQSGLLPFEGKKIVFD from the exons ATGGAAGTTGGTGCTGTAAAACAAGCTTTTAACAACGAG ATTATACTGCTCAAAAAAAATTTGAACCAAGCAAAAATACAAACGATACACAAGCTTACAAGAAAGGCGAAGACTTTAACTGATAAAAAAGGCCCAGAAGCACTTAAAGAGAAACAGAAAAGGAAAGCGGAGTCTGCAGTAAGAGAAGTTCTCATTATCaag aaAATTAAAGCAAGAGATATAGCAAGGTTCATCGTGACACACACAGGAAACCtcaatgaatatttaaacaaaccAATTGTTGATGAAAATAAAGCATGTGCTCGGTTACTTCTACACAAATCGTTGCAAGAGAAATACAAACATATCAGGGAAAAGttcttaaatatatcaataaaggACCTATTCATGTCAAGGCAAGAAAGAAAAAAGCTTAAAAAAGAGGAAAGAGAGAAACAGAAGAATAAAaagaaaggaaaaaataaatctaatattgtTAATGTTGAAGGAGAATGGGACGTAGAAAACACAGATAGAAATAAAGATACAATTGAAGAAGATAAACTTGAAGATGATGAAGCGATGTCTGAAGAAGATGGAGCAATGTCTGAGGACGATGGGaaatatgataatgatgataGGATAAATGAAAATGGCAGTGAATTAAGTAATGAATCTAATGCAGATGATCAATCTGATGTAGGTGATCAATCTGATGAGGAAGTTGAagagttaaataatatagactTTGATGTAAAAGAAAAAGATAGTGACTCTGATGAAAGGGAAGATATGGAAGTatctaacaaaattaaaaatgataataaaaataaaatagaatcagCTAAACCTAACAATGAAAGGTTCGAATTAAAAATCAATGGAAGTAAAAAATTATCTGATGACAAAATTAAGAAGGTAGACAAAAAAATCAAGGACAATaagaacaaaaatttaaatgagaaacttcataaaagaaaatttaataaagaatccGATGATTTACCTgaaaaagtaatgaaaattgTAGATCCATTTTTTGTAACGTCCACTGGAGAAAATTACATGTCATTAGTAGAACCAAGGAATCCTGACGAAGTTAAAGAAGTCCATAAAGAAGGTAATCGGAAATACAGAAGAGCAGTTATGTTTGGCCATGTACCGAAAATTAAACCTAAGAAAAATAACTATCAatctgataataattttaacaaatatgataaatttgaaaataaatcgaGTAATAAAGGTAAGGAATTAGGAAACAGACAGAATAATTTCAAAAGGCATGATAGAGCAAATGATAAGACCGACCTAGTCCCGGAAAAATTACATCCTTCATGGGAAGCTAAGAAAAAACAATCAGGTCTATTACCTTTTGAaggtaaaaaaattgtatttgattaa
- the LOC126773308 gene encoding 60S ribosomal protein L36: MAPRFEIAVGLRKGHKTTKISAGKKGITDKAIKIRPARLKGLQTKHSKFVRDLVREVVGHAPYEKRAMELLKVSKDKRALKFLKRRLGTHIRAKRKREEMSNVLVQMRKAAAQAHHATTHAH; encoded by the exons ATGGCACCCCGGTTTGAGATCGCAGTTGGTCTGCGAAAAGGCCACAAAACAACCAAAATATCCGCTGGCAAAAAGGGGATTACAGACAAAGCAATTAAGATCAGACCCGCTAGGCTAAAGGGT ttaCAAACCAAGCACTCTAAATTCGTACGTGATTTAGTCCGTGAAGTTGTTGGACATGCTCCTTATGAGAAGAGAGCTATGGAGTTGCTCAag GTGTCAAAGGACAAGCGCGCTCTCAAGTTCCTGAAGCGTCGTCTTGGCACACACATCCGTGCTAAGAGGAAGCGTGAAGAGATGAGCAATGTCTTGGTACAGATGAGGAAGGCTGCCGCGCAAGCGCACCACGCCACTACCCACGCCCACTAA
- the LOC126773277 gene encoding ribose-phosphate pyrophosphokinase 2, translating into MKSTVSLEEVVNKLDHLASPLSTRMPNIKVFSGSSHPDLAQKIVDRLGIDLGKVVTKKFSNMETCVEIGESVRGEDVYIVQSGSGEINDNLMELLIMINACKIASASRVTAVIPCFPYARQDKKDKSRAPITAKLVANILSVSGADHIITMDLHASQIQGFFDIPVDNLFAEPAVLKWIKENIPDWKTSIVVSPDAGGAKRVTSIADRLNVEFALIHKERKKANEVASMVLVGDVKDRIAILVDDMADTCGTICHAAEKLIEAGATKVYAILTHGIFSGPAISRINNACLEAVVVTNTIPQERHMQDCPKIQCIDVSMMLAEAVRRTHNGESVSYLFSNVPY; encoded by the coding sequence ATGAAATCAACTGTATCTCTAGAAGAAGTAGTGAATAAATTAGATCACCTTGCTTCCCCGTTATCAACCAGAATGCCTAACATCAAAGTTTTCAGTGGTAGCTCCCATCCCGATTTGGCGCAAAAAATCGTCGACCGTCTCGGAATTGATCTTGGCAAAGTGGTAACCAAGAAATTTAGTAACATGGAAACATGTGTGGAGATTGGTGAGTCTGTGCGAGGAGAAGATGTTTACATCGTGCAGAGTGGTAGTGGTGAAATTAACGATAATCTGATGGAGCTACTTATAATGATAAATGCTTGTAAAATAGCATCCGCATCTCGCGTAACCGCTGTCATCCCGTGTTTTCCGTATGCTAGGCAGGATAAAAAAGACAAAAGCAGGGCTCCTATCACTGCGAAACTCGTCGCTAACATCTTATCTGTGTCCGGGGCGGATCATATAATAACAATGGATCTTCACGCGTCACAAATTCAAGGTTTTTTCGATATCCCCGTCGATAACCTTTTCGCGGAGCCAGCGGTATTGAAGTGGATTAAAGAGAATATTCCTGACTGGAAAACTAGCATCGTCGTATCACCAGATGCTGGTGGAGCTAAGAGGGTGACATCGATTGCGGACCGCTTGAATGTTGAGTTTGCCCTTATCCACAAAGAACGGAAAAAGGCTAATGAAGTTGCTTCAATGGTACTGGTAGGTGATGTAAAGGATAGAATCGCTATCTTAGTTGATGACATGGCAGATACCTGTGGAACTATCTGTCATGCTGCAGAAAAATTAATAGAAGCGGGAGCCACTAAGGTATATGCAATTCTCACTCATGGTATTTTCTCTGGTCCTGCAATTTCTCGTATCAATAATGCCTGCTTAGAAGCTGTTGTAGTGACAAACACTATACCACAAGAAAGGCACATGCAAGACTGCCCTAAAATACAATGTATTGATGTGTCTATGATGTTAGCAGAGGCTGTTCGGCGTACGCATAATGGAGAATCGGTTTCCTATCTATTTTCTAATGTTCCATATTAG
- the LOC126773231 gene encoding histone H4 transcription factor — MEENNKKSETTKLKLVRCMEWLQHQNDPKKLSLQNQNDIQFICETNAHRKKFLLSVADDHATVPAGIDEPAIEPKAVPLRRLREEHLQMLCEWQSCKTYFTNYQQFQKHVAKHVSDLRVIDIEGNVNYVCLWDVCGHSTFDFHEMVRHINYHAYHARLLAIGFNGRATLKLERCKKDSTKRNQLPPLQSKHCCMWVGCSESFNSIQVFFDHVKQHINNSDEFLCSWAGCGAVFPRRVLLTMHVRSHTRERLIACFHCGHHFACNRKLSDHLLRQNVHLGAGFSCSMCGITCASEYLMREHERQHVSAYACALCDMSAPSPAALAHHVRYRHLADHTRTHACPHCPYRAVTKWDLQKHIPTHTRKKKRRKRKEETSDVELSEGNSEEEVKKEKVKKQYACHMCPEKEVKIFSRGTRLTTHLVKVHGAQWPFGHSRFRYQISEDGMYRLTTTRFEFEDVSKKIVDGYSWPKESLTNEFEFNLKQTADATETSPQRFEITLKNNGDTNDEQDDNSDEKNTKNNKAVEIMMCDVDEHGNIINTETIQSDVVYT, encoded by the exons ATGgaggaaaataataaaaaatcagaaacaacaaaattaaaattggtcCGCTGCATGGAATGGCTTCAACATCAAAACGATCCAAAGAAGCTGTCCTTACAAAACCAAAACGATATACAGTTTATATGTGAAACGAATGCACATCGTAAGAAATTTTTGTTATCGGTAGCGGATGACCACGCTACTGTGCCGGCTGGTATCGACGAGCCAGCTATAGAACCAAAGGCCGtg CCTTTGCGCCGATTACGTGAGGAGCACCTACAAATGCTATGCGAATGGCAGTCGTGCAAGACCTACTTCACAAACTATCAACAATTTCAGAAGCATGTTGCTAAACATGTATCTGATCTGCGTGTTATAGATATAGAAGGAAATG TGAACTATGTATGCTTATGGGATGTATGTGGCCATAGTACTTTTGACTTCCATGAGATGGTACGTCATATTAATTACCATGCATATCATGCACGACTACTAGCAATCGGCTTTAATGGGAGAGCAACCTTAAAATTGGAAAGATGTAAAAAGGACTCGACTAAAAGAAATCAATTGCCTCCATTGCAGAGTAAACATTGTTGCATGTGGGTTGGTTGTTCGGAGAGTTTCAATTCTATACAg GTATTCTTCGACCATGTCAAGCAGCACATAAACAACTCAGACGAGTTTCTCTGTTCGTGGGCCGGCTGCGGTGCGGTATTCCCGCGACGAGTGTTGCTCACTATGCACGTTCGCTCTCATACACGCGAGCGACTTATTGCCTGCTTTCATTGCGGACATCACTTTGCTTGTAATAGAAAATTGAGTGACCATTTGCTTAGGCAG AACGTGCACTTGGGCGCCGGCTTTTCCTGCAGCATGTGTGGCATCACGTGCGCCAGCGAGTACCTCATGCGCGAGCACGAGCGGCAGCACGTGTCGGCGTACGCGTGCGCGCTCTGCGACATGTCCGCGCCCTCGCCCGCCGCGCTCGCGCACCACGTGCGCTACCGACACCTCGCCGACCACACGCGCACGCACGCCTGCCCGCACTGTCCCTACAG agCCGTAACAAAATGGGACCTTCAGAAACATATTCCAACACACACGCGTAAGAAAAAGCGAAGGAAACGTAAAGAAGAGACCAGTGACGTAGAGTTATCCGAAGGTAATTCAGAAGAAGAAGTTAAGAAGGAGAAAGTAAAGAAACAGTATGCGTGCCATATGTGTCCTGAGAAGGAAGTGAAAATCTTCTCGAGAGGGACGAGGTTGACCACGCATCTTGTTAAAGTCCACGGGGCTCAGTGGCCCTTCGGACATAGTAGATTTag GTATCAAATAAGCGAAGATGGTATGTACCGTTTAACCACAACCAGGTTTGAATTTGAAGACGTCTCCAAAAAAATTGTCGATGGTTACAGCTGGCCCAAGGAGTCGCTAACAAATGAGTTTGAATTCAATCTTAAGCAAACAGCAGATGCCACCGAAACATCACCTCAAAGATTTGAGataacacttaaaaataatggtgATACGAATGATGAACAAGATGATAATTCAGATGagaaaaataccaaaaataataaagcaGTGGAAATTATGATGTGCGATGTCGACGAACACGGCAACATTATTAACACTGAAACTATTCAATCCGATGTTGTTTACACTTAG
- the LOC126773247 gene encoding spermine oxidase-like isoform X2 produces the protein MDIIVVGCGASGIAALRKLHEAGLKVLGLEAADKIGGRIRTVEYGDCFLDLGAAWCHGEKDNVVFGLANPLDLLGRPKPDEKYFVLSNGTLMPIEAGEGIVQALNDELATANKNTKGSISACIRNAAKTNPTLKKDPGLAQSFVEWFEKNNHVGGQIDPKKGKSLKGLEVFSNCEGEFMLNWKGRGYKTILDILLNKFPDPSKELPIDIHLKKEVESIKWRTSKPGLDAGNPLVQIKCKDGSLYAAKSVIVTVSLGVLKERHHQLFNPPLPSDKINAINNLQLCVLDKIYIEFEKPWWPKTPACFNVLWRKEDKAKFTSEEQWVTEIPGFNTVEYHPNLLLAWIYGEGAKKMENTSEERVKVGIVKLLEVFFSKEFNVTPVKSILRSQWASNPLARGAYSYRSVATEENGGSAIILSEPLYHGNNFPVVCFAGEATSHHRHSAVHGAVEAGYREAERLIASFKK, from the exons ATGGACATAATAGTTGTTGGTTGTGGTGCCTCCGGCATTGCAGCGCTGCGGAAACTTCACGAAGCCGGCTTAAAGGTGCTCGGCTTGGAAGCAGCTGATAAGATTGGTGGTAGAATACGTACTGTGGAATATGGTGACTGTTTCCTTGATTTGGGAGCCGCTTG GTGCCACGGTGAAAAAGACAATGTTGTATTTGGTCTAGCAAATCCATTAGATCTCTTGGGTAGACCAAAACCAGACGAAAAATATTTCGTCTTGTCAAACGGTACTTTAATGCCCATTGAAGCGGGCGAAGGAATCGTTCAAGCTTTGAATGACGAATTAGCTACTGCTAACAAGAATACTAAAGGATCGATTTCTGCATGTATACGAAATGC GGCGAAGACCAATCCAACTCTAAAAAAAGACCCTGGATTAGCCCAATCCTTTGTGGAATGGTTTGAGAAAAATAACCATGTCGGTGGGCAGATTGATCCAAAGAAAGGGAAATCTTTAAAAGGCTTAGAGGTGTTTTCGAATTGTGAAGGAGAATTTATGCTTAACTGGAAAGGAAGGGGTTATAAGACTATACTTGATATTCTCTTG AACAAATTTCCCGATCCCTCAAAAGAACTACCAATCGACATACACCTTAAGAAAGAGGTAGAAAGCATAAAATGGCGAACGAGTAAACCGGGTCTAGATGCCGGAAATCCTCTGGTACAAATCAAATGTAAAGACGGGAGTTTGTATGCAGCGAAAAGCGTCATCGTTACTGTATCTCTTGGAGTTTTAAAAGAAAG GCACCACCAATTATTCAATCCACCTTTACCCTCTGATAAGATCAATGCAATCAATAATCTACAATTGTGCGTGCTCGATAAAATCTATATAGAGTTTGAAAAGCCATGGTGGCCAAAAACACCAGCTTGTTTCAATGTTTTATGGAGAAAAGAAGATAAAGCTAAATTCACAAGCGAAGAACAATGGGTTACCGAAATTCCTGGCTTCAATACAGTGGAATATCATCCCAATTTGCTTTTGGCTTGGATTTATGGAGAAGGCGCGAAGAAGATGGAGAATACAAGCGAGGAACGAGTTAAAGTCGGTATCGTTAAGCTGTTGGAAGTGTTTTTCAGTAAGGAATTTAATGTAACACCGGTGAAGTCCATATTGAG GTCGCAATGGGCGTCAAATCCTCTAGCTAGAGGCGCCTATTCGTACCGCAGTGTTGCCACAGAGGAAAATGGCGGAAGTGCTATAATTCTATCCGAGCCGTTATATCACGGTAACAATTTCCCCGTTGTTTGCTTCGCGGGCGAGGCGACGTCACATCATAGACATTCAGCCGTCCACGGCGCTGTAGAAGCTGGATACCGAGAAGCAGAAAGATTGATTgccagttttaaaaaataa
- the LOC126773247 gene encoding spermine oxidase-like isoform X1, translating into MVTSVMDIIVVGCGASGIAALRKLHEAGLKVLGLEAADKIGGRIRTVEYGDCFLDLGAAWCHGEKDNVVFGLANPLDLLGRPKPDEKYFVLSNGTLMPIEAGEGIVQALNDELATANKNTKGSISACIRNAAKTNPTLKKDPGLAQSFVEWFEKNNHVGGQIDPKKGKSLKGLEVFSNCEGEFMLNWKGRGYKTILDILLNKFPDPSKELPIDIHLKKEVESIKWRTSKPGLDAGNPLVQIKCKDGSLYAAKSVIVTVSLGVLKERHHQLFNPPLPSDKINAINNLQLCVLDKIYIEFEKPWWPKTPACFNVLWRKEDKAKFTSEEQWVTEIPGFNTVEYHPNLLLAWIYGEGAKKMENTSEERVKVGIVKLLEVFFSKEFNVTPVKSILRSQWASNPLARGAYSYRSVATEENGGSAIILSEPLYHGNNFPVVCFAGEATSHHRHSAVHGAVEAGYREAERLIASFKK; encoded by the exons ATGGTCAC ATCAGTTATGGACATAATAGTTGTTGGTTGTGGTGCCTCCGGCATTGCAGCGCTGCGGAAACTTCACGAAGCCGGCTTAAAGGTGCTCGGCTTGGAAGCAGCTGATAAGATTGGTGGTAGAATACGTACTGTGGAATATGGTGACTGTTTCCTTGATTTGGGAGCCGCTTG GTGCCACGGTGAAAAAGACAATGTTGTATTTGGTCTAGCAAATCCATTAGATCTCTTGGGTAGACCAAAACCAGACGAAAAATATTTCGTCTTGTCAAACGGTACTTTAATGCCCATTGAAGCGGGCGAAGGAATCGTTCAAGCTTTGAATGACGAATTAGCTACTGCTAACAAGAATACTAAAGGATCGATTTCTGCATGTATACGAAATGC GGCGAAGACCAATCCAACTCTAAAAAAAGACCCTGGATTAGCCCAATCCTTTGTGGAATGGTTTGAGAAAAATAACCATGTCGGTGGGCAGATTGATCCAAAGAAAGGGAAATCTTTAAAAGGCTTAGAGGTGTTTTCGAATTGTGAAGGAGAATTTATGCTTAACTGGAAAGGAAGGGGTTATAAGACTATACTTGATATTCTCTTG AACAAATTTCCCGATCCCTCAAAAGAACTACCAATCGACATACACCTTAAGAAAGAGGTAGAAAGCATAAAATGGCGAACGAGTAAACCGGGTCTAGATGCCGGAAATCCTCTGGTACAAATCAAATGTAAAGACGGGAGTTTGTATGCAGCGAAAAGCGTCATCGTTACTGTATCTCTTGGAGTTTTAAAAGAAAG GCACCACCAATTATTCAATCCACCTTTACCCTCTGATAAGATCAATGCAATCAATAATCTACAATTGTGCGTGCTCGATAAAATCTATATAGAGTTTGAAAAGCCATGGTGGCCAAAAACACCAGCTTGTTTCAATGTTTTATGGAGAAAAGAAGATAAAGCTAAATTCACAAGCGAAGAACAATGGGTTACCGAAATTCCTGGCTTCAATACAGTGGAATATCATCCCAATTTGCTTTTGGCTTGGATTTATGGAGAAGGCGCGAAGAAGATGGAGAATACAAGCGAGGAACGAGTTAAAGTCGGTATCGTTAAGCTGTTGGAAGTGTTTTTCAGTAAGGAATTTAATGTAACACCGGTGAAGTCCATATTGAG GTCGCAATGGGCGTCAAATCCTCTAGCTAGAGGCGCCTATTCGTACCGCAGTGTTGCCACAGAGGAAAATGGCGGAAGTGCTATAATTCTATCCGAGCCGTTATATCACGGTAACAATTTCCCCGTTGTTTGCTTCGCGGGCGAGGCGACGTCACATCATAGACATTCAGCCGTCCACGGCGCTGTAGAAGCTGGATACCGAGAAGCAGAAAGATTGATTgccagttttaaaaaataa